A single Pantoea rwandensis DNA region contains:
- a CDS encoding GolD/DthD family dehydrogenase, with protein MSGEYDVNLRYGVNTDLDLTGKVAVVTGGLGGIAMASNAVLLEKGARLALLYPPFESDRVAAVQEQFSADRVLLVCCDVTDADSVEAAFDHVEQHYGHIDILVNCAGYVMLQPVLETDFAEWQKQIAVNLTGPFLCSQAAGKRMVRAGKGGKIINIASQAASIAIDNHVAYTSAKAGLLGMTKVMAKEFAPHRINVNTLSPTVVLTPMGEKAWRGEKGEQMKKLIPLGRFAYTDEIAAAVLFFASNGSDMITGADLMIDGGFTIW; from the coding sequence ATGAGTGGGGAATACGATGTCAACCTGCGCTACGGCGTGAATACCGATCTGGACCTCACCGGCAAGGTGGCGGTGGTAACCGGTGGCCTCGGTGGTATTGCCATGGCCAGTAACGCAGTGCTGTTAGAAAAAGGTGCGCGACTGGCCCTGCTTTACCCTCCATTCGAAAGCGACCGCGTCGCAGCTGTGCAGGAACAATTCTCCGCTGACCGCGTGCTGCTGGTGTGCTGTGACGTGACCGATGCTGATTCGGTGGAGGCGGCGTTCGATCACGTCGAACAGCATTACGGGCACATCGATATCCTGGTGAACTGCGCGGGTTATGTGATGTTACAGCCGGTACTGGAAACCGACTTTGCCGAGTGGCAAAAGCAGATCGCCGTTAATCTCACGGGTCCTTTTCTCTGCTCACAAGCGGCGGGCAAACGCATGGTGCGCGCCGGTAAGGGCGGCAAGATCATCAATATCGCGTCACAGGCCGCTTCCATCGCCATTGATAACCACGTGGCCTATACCTCTGCCAAAGCGGGTCTGCTCGGTATGACCAAAGTCATGGCCAAAGAGTTCGCACCACACCGTATCAACGTGAATACCTTGTCACCCACCGTGGTGCTGACGCCGATGGGCGAAAAGGCCTGGCGCGGTGAGAAAGGCGAACAGATGAAAAAACTGATCCCGCTAGGGCGTTTTGCTTACACCGATGAAATTGCCGCTGCCGTGCTGTTCTTCGCCAGCAACGGCAGCGACATGATCACCGGCGCAGATTTAATGATCGATGGCGGCTTCACCATCTGGTAA